In Bacillus sp. DX3.1, the following proteins share a genomic window:
- a CDS encoding helix-turn-helix transcriptional regulator, whose amino-acid sequence MVIRAEKRWSQTELANRMGVSKQTITSIEANRYNPSLILAFEIAYVFGKEFHEVFQYTIEGEIE is encoded by the coding sequence ATTGTGATTCGAGCGGAGAAACGTTGGTCGCAAACAGAATTAGCAAACCGCATGGGCGTTAGCAAACAAACCATTACTTCTATTGAAGCAAATCGATACAACCCGTCTCTCATTTTAGCTTTTGAAATTGCCTATGTTTTTGGTAAGGAGTTTCATGAAGTCTTTCAATATACGATAGAGGGAGAAATAGAATGA